A region of the Chryseobacterium gotjawalense genome:
TGAAAGGGCAATTTAAAATAAAATCGATATTGCTGTCGTTATGATTGATCGCTTCTACAATCCCGGTTGCTTCTACAATTCCTGTGAACATGTTTTTGATATTTTTTAAGAGAAAAGGTGAACTGAAAATCAATTAATTCCTTAGAATTAAAATAAAGTAATAGTAGTTAATCCTAATTTGTTAAATTTGTAAAATTCTATTAATTTTCAAAGATAATAAAAATGAGTCCGAAACAACATAAAATAAAAGTGGGAATTTCTATCGGTGATTACAATGGAATCGGTCCGGAAATTATCATGAAATCTCTGAAAGATAAATCTATTACCGATTTTTTTACGCCCATTATATTTGGTTCGGGAAAACTGTTTACCTATCAGAAAAACATTTTCAAACTTCAGCATAATTTTAATTATATCACGGAAGTTGCGCAGGCGCAAGATTATAAAATAAACATGGTGAATCTTTGGAAAGATAATGTGAATGTAAATTTGGGCACTCCGACTGAAGAATCTACCCGAATGGCGATTGATTCTCTGGAAGCCGCAACCAATGCTTTGATGAATGGTGAAATTGATGTGTTGGTTACAGCTCCCATTAACAAAGAGGAGATGATGAAACATGGTTTTCAGCACGCAGGACACACCGGTTATCTGGAAGAAAAATTTGGTAAAAAAGGCCTGATGTTTTTAGTGACGGATGATTTGAAAGTGGCAGTGTCTACTCACCATATTCCGCTTGCTAACGTTGCGGAAAATATTTCTAAGGAGAAGATCAAAAAGCAAATTAAACTGTTGAATCAGTGTTTAATTGAGGATTTCTGTATCGAAAGACCGAAAATTGCAGTGTTGGGTTTGAATCCGCATGCGGGCGATGGCGGAACGATTGGCAGAGAAGAAATTGAAATCATAGAGCCGGCAATCCGGGAATTGTTTGATAATGGTGTTTTGGCATTTGGGCCTTATCCTGCAGACAGCTATTTTCAGCCCGGTAAATATAAAAACTTCGATGCTGTTTTGGCCATGTATCACGATCAGGGTTTAGCACCGTTTAAAACATTGGCTTATGAAGAAGGTGTAAATTATACCGCCGGCTTGCCTTTTGTCAGAACTTCTCCCGATCATGGCGTTGCTTATGATATTGCCGGTAAAAACATTGCTGATGAACAGAGTTTTACCGAGGCAGTTTTCATGGCCATCAAAATTTTCAATAACAGAAAAGAATATAATGATTTAATAACCAATCGG
Encoded here:
- the pdxA gene encoding 4-hydroxythreonine-4-phosphate dehydrogenase PdxA; translation: MSPKQHKIKVGISIGDYNGIGPEIIMKSLKDKSITDFFTPIIFGSGKLFTYQKNIFKLQHNFNYITEVAQAQDYKINMVNLWKDNVNVNLGTPTEESTRMAIDSLEAATNALMNGEIDVLVTAPINKEEMMKHGFQHAGHTGYLEEKFGKKGLMFLVTDDLKVAVSTHHIPLANVAENISKEKIKKQIKLLNQCLIEDFCIERPKIAVLGLNPHAGDGGTIGREEIEIIEPAIRELFDNGVLAFGPYPADSYFQPGKYKNFDAVLAMYHDQGLAPFKTLAYEEGVNYTAGLPFVRTSPDHGVAYDIAGKNIADEQSFTEAVFMAIKIFNNRKEYNDLITNRMQPRRSSSANSPDEDLPVDRA